A stretch of Caenorhabditis elegans chromosome IV DNA encodes these proteins:
- the F57H12.6 gene encoding DUF148 domain-containing protein (Partially confirmed by transcript evidence), giving the protein MKILFAILLAIVSVQAKPGGRRSPPCGIPPFLDSLPEDAQEKINDIWKDYKEGDKCYEEQGLTREVIDSLPKDARKNLHKRPTLPFLKGLPKDKLAKFEAIFKDRSVPWSEKPEKIEALAEKELDGDNLKKFKEFKEKKEKEDKEYKEKETKLSDEAKKAHEKIEALNKQKFEILGDLSEKAKEELFDLWKSRPHFRGGHRGGKH; this is encoded by the exons ATGAAGATTCTTTTCGCTATTCTACTAGCTATTGTTTCAGTTCAGGCAAAGCCTGGAGGAAGA agatCTCCACCTTGTGGAATTCCACCATTCTTGGACAGTCTTCCAGAAGATGCCCAGGAAAAGATTAATGATATCTGGAAGGATTACAAAGAAGGAGATAAGTGTTATGAGGAACAAGGATTGACTCGTGAAGTTATCGATTCTCTTCCAAAGGATGCTCGCAAAAATCTTCACAAAAGACCAACTCTTCCATTCCTTAAGGGACTTCCAAAAGACAAACTTGCAAAATTCGAAGCTATTTTCAAGGACAGATCAGTTCCATGGAGTGAGAAGCCAGAAAAGATTGAAGCTCTTGCTGAGAAGGAACTTGATGGAGATAACTTGAAGAAATTCAAGGAGTTCaaggagaagaaggaaaaggaaGATAAGGAATACAAGGAGAAGGAAACAAAATTGTCTGATGAAGCAAAGAAGGCACATGAAAAGATTGAAGCATTGAACAAGCAGAAGTTTGAAATTCTTGGAGATCTCAGCGAAAAGGCCAAGGAAGAACTTTTCGATTTGTGGAAGAGTCGTCCACATTTCAGAGGAGGACATCGTGGAGGAAAGCACTAA
- the frpr-10 gene encoding G-protein coupled receptors family 1 profile domain-containing protein (Confirmed by transcript evidence), with protein MIYPSMHQCSTIHETEQRLNSSVCHFFWRVTVSIFPLSLIAQAGSVWTYVAVTVDRFIAVCFPIKRRVWSTRSNTITVLFVITFISAIFKLPSFFEVRLDHNGEVEPTELRKNEFYIEFYLFYLYVTFIQLIPWTLIIFLNAIIIHKVRLAYRAQEAMVHNSGKLNTKREDAERKVTVMATVMTMIFIICNIPPGINYLVDRYSNPTVYRQRIPLSNVLVCVNSASNMMIYCVFNSRFRRAALKLLGCPSFFSSRHGSVSTRLTREETTGMLRSRVATYENLQRSMEMPAAC; from the exons ATGATATATCCATCAATGCATCAATGTTCTACAATCCATGAAACTGAACAAAGG ctaaacaGTTCTGTTTGTCACTTCTTTTGGCGTGTCACTGTGTCCATATTCCCGTTATCATTAATTGCTCAAGCTGGATCCGTTTGGACATACGTGGCAGTTACTGTTGATCGATTTATTGCTGTATGTTTTCCAATCAAACGAAGAGTTTGGTCGACGAGATCAAATACGATAACTGTGCTTTTTGTTATCACTTTTATCAG CGCAATATTCAAGCTTCCATCATTTTTCGAAGTTCGACTAGATCATAATGGAGAAGTAGAGCCGACggaattgcgaaaaaatgaattttacatcgaattttatttgttttatctCTACGTTACATTTATTCAATTGATTCCATGGACACTTATAATATTTCTGAATGCAATTATCATTCACAAAGTGAGATTGGCTTATCGAGCACAAGAAGCAATGGTTCATAatagtggaaaattgaatacaaAACGAGAGGATGCAGAGAGAAA agtAACAGTAATGGCAACAGTGATGACAATGATATTCATCATATGTAATATTCCACCTGGAATCAATTATCTTGTCGATcgatacagtaatcctacagtttATAGGCAAAGAATTCCACTTTCAAATGTTCTTGTTTGTGTAAATAG tGCATCAAATATGATGATATATTGTGTATTCAACAGCCGTTTCCGTCGAGCTGCTCTAAAACTTCTAGGATGTCCATCATTCTTTTCATCCAGACATGGAAGTGTATCAACTAGGTTGACAAGAGAAGAAACTACTGGAATG cttcgTTCTCGTGTTGCCACATACGAGAATCTACAGAGAAGTATGGAAATGCCAGCAGCATGTTAA
- the F57H12.5 gene encoding Tyrosine-protein phosphatase domain-containing protein (Confirmed by transcript evidence), translated as MEKKEKKSVIQRVKRTLRQRSKSTDASSEQKKGTKTVDDAEAPSKITRVKAAITNRTRSIGIKISISKECNTTTSKGSSRESDQKTKNSVLSSVDMEEDPEAPVQTPDLMMIEIKKEELKEKKEKEKKDEEKRERQEDRKEERKENKREDKKEEKKEEKKEEKKEVRKDCRENSVYFMERSDEKGVKKKHSKKHSKQKTKMWLGMPSALNFCNKNNDIQKIREEFGFLDSLVCNKTTEAFEANKVRNREGCPKIYDENRVQLNRPGHEDVNYINASVITLTDVCRRMACVPAYVHLVVLYFVIFQFEHKLIVAQLPQMENESFVEDFWYMIYQEQIHLVYLMVPDDKLKNTTTSLFNDENGGYQYTGKMFINNRRADVSGDPKEYTIEVLPEGNSDSVICQVHHHAPWKHLQQPPKTLPIIKMIHQFLSEKQVQNAGVCVVSLFGCGRACSFIGALYAINQLNNGIEPNICEIMKNIKQQRPGGVESFAQYASIYAIVFDYIARKRGGKKAPVNKDINRFIDELAEISPACSPTKVMPLSTEL; from the exons ATggaaaagaaggagaagaagtcAGTGATTCAAAGAGTGAAAAGGACGCTTCGGCAGAGGAGCAAAAGTACGGACGCTAGCAGTGAACAGAAGAAAGGGACGAAGACTGTTGA cgACGCGGAAGCTCCCTCGAAAATTACCAGAGTGAAGGCGGCAATCACGAATCGTACAAGATCCATAGGAATCAAGATCTCAATTTCG aaagagtGCAATACGACAACTAGCAAAGGTAGTTCTCGGGAGTCGgatcaaaagacgaaaaactcCGTTCTGAGTTCAGTAGACATGGAAGAGGACCCAGAAGCACCTGTGCAGACCCCGGATTTGATGATGATTGAGATCAAGAAGGAAGAGCTGAAAGAGAAGaaagagaaggagaagaaagATGAAGAGAAACGGGAGAGACAGGAGGATAGGAAAGAGGAGAGAAAAGAGAATAAGAGAGAAGataagaaagaagaaaagaaagaagaaaagaaagaagaaaagaaagaagtgAGGAAGGACTGCCGGGAAAATTCGGTGTATTTCATGGAAAGGTCGGATGAGAAGGGGGTGAAGAAGAAGCACTCGAAGAAGCACTCGAAGCAGAAAACAAAGATGTGGCTGGGAATGCCTTCTGCGCTCAACTTCTGCAACAAGAACAATG ACATCCAAAAGATTCGAGAAGAATTTGGGTTCCTCGACTCGCTTGTCTGCAACAAGACCACTGAAGCTTTTGAAGCAAACAAAGTTCGAAATCGTGAAGGG tgtccGAAGATCTACGATGAAAATCGGGTTCAACTGAATCGTCCAGGACACGAGGATGTCAACTACATCAACGCCAGTGTCATCACCTTGACAGATGTATGTAGAAGGATGGCTtgcgtgcctgcctacgtgcatCTTGTTGTCctatattttgtcattttccagTTCGAGCACAAGCTAATCGTCGCCCAACTTCCCCAGATGGAAAACGAAAGTTTCGTGGAAGACTTTTGGTACATGATCTACCAGGAACAGATACATCTTGTCTACTTGATGGTCCCGGATGACAAGCTGAAGAACACCACGACTTCTTTGTTCAACGACGAGAATGGTGGCTATCAGTACACTGGAAAGATGTTTATCAACAATCGGCGTGCCGACGTTTCTGGAGATCCAAAGGAATATACGATTGAAGTATTGCCCGAAGGAAATTCAGATTCTGTCATATGCCAG gtTCATCATCATGCTCCATGGAAGCATCTGCAGCAACCACCAAAAACTCTTCCGATCATCAAAATGATTCACCAATTTCTTTCGGAGAAGCAGGTGCAAAACGCTGGAGTCTGCGTGGTCAGCTTGTTCGGATGCGGTCGTGCGTGCAGCTTCATTGGTGCTCTCTACGCAATCAACCAGCTCAATAATGGAATTGAGCCCAAT atttgcGAGATCATGAAGAATATCAAACAGCAGCGTCCAGGAGGAGTCGAATCTTTTGCTCAATACGCCAGTATTTATGCAATTGTGTTTGACTACATTGCG cgcaaACGTGGCGGAAAGAAGGCTCCCGTAAACAAGGACATCAATCGATTCATTGATGAGCTCGCCGAGATCTCCCCAGCATGCTCCCCGACAAAAGTGATGCCTTTGAGCACTGAGCTATAG
- the F57H12.5 gene encoding Tyrosine-protein phosphatase domain-containing protein (Confirmed by transcript evidence) has product MEKKEKKSVIQRVKRTLRQRSKSTDASSEQKKGTKTVDDAEAPSKITRVKAAITNRTRSIGIKISISKECNTTTSKGSSRESDQKTKNSVLSSVDMEEDPEAPVQTPDLMMIEIKKEELKEKKEKEKKDEEKRERQEDRKEERKENKREDKKEEKKEEKKEEKKEVRKDCRENSVYFMERSDEKGVKKKHSKKHSKQKTKMWLGMPSALNFCNKNNDIQKIREEFGFLDSLVCNKTTEAFEANKVRNREGCPKIYDENRVQLNRPGHEDVNYINASVITLTDFEHKLIVAQLPQMENESFVEDFWYMIYQEQIHLVYLMVPDDKLKNTTTSLFNDENGGYQYTGKMFINNRRADVSGDPKEYTIEVLPEGNSDSVICQVHHHAPWKHLQQPPKTLPIIKMIHQFLSEKQVQNAGVCVVSLFGCGRACSFIGALYAINQLNNGIEPNICEIMKNIKQQRPGGVESFAQYASIYAIVFDYIARKRGGKKAPVNKDINRFIDELAEISPACSPTKVMPLSTEL; this is encoded by the exons ATggaaaagaaggagaagaagtcAGTGATTCAAAGAGTGAAAAGGACGCTTCGGCAGAGGAGCAAAAGTACGGACGCTAGCAGTGAACAGAAGAAAGGGACGAAGACTGTTGA cgACGCGGAAGCTCCCTCGAAAATTACCAGAGTGAAGGCGGCAATCACGAATCGTACAAGATCCATAGGAATCAAGATCTCAATTTCG aaagagtGCAATACGACAACTAGCAAAGGTAGTTCTCGGGAGTCGgatcaaaagacgaaaaactcCGTTCTGAGTTCAGTAGACATGGAAGAGGACCCAGAAGCACCTGTGCAGACCCCGGATTTGATGATGATTGAGATCAAGAAGGAAGAGCTGAAAGAGAAGaaagagaaggagaagaaagATGAAGAGAAACGGGAGAGACAGGAGGATAGGAAAGAGGAGAGAAAAGAGAATAAGAGAGAAGataagaaagaagaaaagaaagaagaaaagaaagaagaaaagaaagaagtgAGGAAGGACTGCCGGGAAAATTCGGTGTATTTCATGGAAAGGTCGGATGAGAAGGGGGTGAAGAAGAAGCACTCGAAGAAGCACTCGAAGCAGAAAACAAAGATGTGGCTGGGAATGCCTTCTGCGCTCAACTTCTGCAACAAGAACAATG ACATCCAAAAGATTCGAGAAGAATTTGGGTTCCTCGACTCGCTTGTCTGCAACAAGACCACTGAAGCTTTTGAAGCAAACAAAGTTCGAAATCGTGAAGGG tgtccGAAGATCTACGATGAAAATCGGGTTCAACTGAATCGTCCAGGACACGAGGATGTCAACTACATCAACGCCAGTGTCATCACCTTGACAGAT TTCGAGCACAAGCTAATCGTCGCCCAACTTCCCCAGATGGAAAACGAAAGTTTCGTGGAAGACTTTTGGTACATGATCTACCAGGAACAGATACATCTTGTCTACTTGATGGTCCCGGATGACAAGCTGAAGAACACCACGACTTCTTTGTTCAACGACGAGAATGGTGGCTATCAGTACACTGGAAAGATGTTTATCAACAATCGGCGTGCCGACGTTTCTGGAGATCCAAAGGAATATACGATTGAAGTATTGCCCGAAGGAAATTCAGATTCTGTCATATGCCAG gtTCATCATCATGCTCCATGGAAGCATCTGCAGCAACCACCAAAAACTCTTCCGATCATCAAAATGATTCACCAATTTCTTTCGGAGAAGCAGGTGCAAAACGCTGGAGTCTGCGTGGTCAGCTTGTTCGGATGCGGTCGTGCGTGCAGCTTCATTGGTGCTCTCTACGCAATCAACCAGCTCAATAATGGAATTGAGCCCAAT atttgcGAGATCATGAAGAATATCAAACAGCAGCGTCCAGGAGGAGTCGAATCTTTTGCTCAATACGCCAGTATTTATGCAATTGTGTTTGACTACATTGCG cgcaaACGTGGCGGAAAGAAGGCTCCCGTAAACAAGGACATCAATCGATTCATTGATGAGCTCGCCGAGATCTCCCCAGCATGCTCCCCGACAAAAGTGATGCCTTTGAGCACTGAGCTATAG
- the ora-1 gene encoding Onchocerca Related Antigen family (Product from WormBase gene class ora;~Confirmed by transcript evidence), translated as MISNIFKISAALLLLTIVSEAKPCFGRCGGRPPPPCGLPPFLEDLPSDVQTKITEIWKDYKEGDKCYEEQGLTREIMESLPKDVRKSIHKRPPLPFLRGLPKDILAKFDAIFKDKSIPFSEKPEKIDALAQEVLTGDNLKKFQEFKEKKEKEMQEYKDKESKLSAAAKVANEKLEALGKQKFAILEELDENVKDELFDLWKSRPHGPPRHH; from the exons ATGATTTCtaatatctttaaaatctcagctgctcttcttcttttgaCTATTGTATCTGAAGCTAAGCCTTGCTTCGGAAGATGTGGAGGT cgtccaccaccaccatgcGGACTTCCACCATTCCTTGAGGATCTTCCTTCTGATGTTCAAACCAAGATAACTGAAATCTGGAAAGATTACAAAGAAGGAGACAAGTGTTATGAAGAACAAGGATTAACTCGTGAAATCATGGAATCTCTTCCAAAGGATGTTCGTAAGAGCATTCACAAGAGACCACCACTTCCATTCCTTCGTGGACTTCCAAAGGACATCCTTGCCAAGTTTGATGCTATTTTCAAGGATAAGTCAATCCCATTCAGTGAGAAGCCAGAGAAGATTGATGCTCTCGCTCAAGAAGTTCTTACTGGAGATAACTTGAAGAAATTCCAAGAATTCaaagagaaaaaggagaaggaaaTGCAAGAGTACAAAGACAAG GAATCGAAGCTCTCCGCAGCTGCCAAGGTAGCCAACGAGAAGCTTGAAGCTCTCGGAAAACAAAAGTTTGCAATCCTCGAAGAACTTGATGAGAACGTGAAGGATGAGCTTTTCGATTTGTGGAAGAGCCGTCCTCATGGACCACCAAGACATCACTAG